The Cygnus atratus isolate AKBS03 ecotype Queensland, Australia chromosome 17, CAtr_DNAZoo_HiC_assembly, whole genome shotgun sequence sequence CACAGAAAAATTTCTGGCATTAAGGTACTAAAGTCTATGTCAAATTTCACAAGCCTGGTATTTAAACAGCAGTATATGTTTGAATCTTCTGGTCAGTATTAGTATACTTCTGTAAATGTCTTGACTAATAGCTGTAGATAAGGCTGTTTAGGGTACTGTCCTATTGAATTATATTTGTATATGGGATGACTTAATATTTACAAGTTTTTATGCCAGCTCATATCTGTATATTGAGCAAATCAAAAGTAATTTTGGATAACATTTAGTGACTGCTAATCAAAGATCTGTGCTTAAACTTAAGCTTTCAGTTCTCCAGGCTCAGAGATGCATCTGAAGATGGCCATCTAGCAttgctgaggaaaagaaatgcttgaGAGCTAGGAGTTATAAATTCTGAGGAAGCTTTAATGCTAGCAGTGTTAGTAGGAGTAAggataaaacagaaatagaaaagatagTTCATGCACTGCAGTTCTTCAGGAAATGCTTTAGTGGCCAGcatattatttttgctgtataGGTGAtctttgcaatgttttttgGAGTTAGTTGATTTAGCATTGAGGCAGGGTTCATACATAACAAAACTTCAAATTATTATCTATTCTGAGAGATGCTACATTGCAAAGCTAGATACAATGCCAAAAAACAAATCATTCAGTCTGATGAAGAATAAGTTTGGATTAATTGATCTTTGGGACCTATCCAGAAAAGGATTTGAGTGTCTGGCTGGAGCTTTTCACACTATGCTCAGTAGGTCTTTATGGTTCTGCTCTGTCATGACAAAGCAGGAAAGTTGCAGAGGtgttcttctgtctttctgttcGTCTAGTTTTTACAGCCCTGTGTGTTTAAAAAGATAAGGACAACAGCTTAAAATTTGATTCTGTTCTGTCCAACTAAGAGTTGAGCTATTGACctcaataaaatatattctcagACTTCCTTGATGCTTCAGTGGAAGTGGTTCAATAGGACATAACCTGACCCAAAGCCTGGCTAATATTTTTTCAACCCTTGTGTCGAAGAGAACAGCAATCTGTTATTGAGTTGGAATTTCTGCCcacttgatctttttttttttttgtagggaTGTGCTCCTACCACTATACCTTGTGCATTTTACTTACATAATAATCACATTTATTTCTAGCTCGCCAGACTGATTTTTGGATCCATGTTATGATTGTTTTTTGATGTAGCTACCTATTTGATGAGTCTCTTTTTGAAAGACAACCAGTAAGTACAAGAAGCTTTTCTTGTCCTTAATGGTACCCTGTTCTCCATTATTGCCACTTTCTTTCCACATGATTCTCAGGAGCCTATTTTAATTCTTGCAGCGCTTGTAAAGGTAGAGTGCTGGATATGGGTATGCAGCTGTAAGGAGAAAAACTTGAAGGAAAGATGGGGTAAATGATGAAACACAACTtactgttttgtctttgttctgtCAGTGCTGGATGGAGAGTCACTGCAACGCTGCTTCTTTAACAAGCTTCGGGATGTCTGCTTTGAATGGCAGAAGCAGTTGCCACCACTGAGACCACTGAAGCGATTCCTGCTTGTTTCCATCCATGCCATCCGTAACATTCGACGGAAAATGGAGGACCGACATGTTTTGCTCCCGGAGTTCAATCAGCTCTTTGGTTTATCAGTAAGTCTGGACAAAACTGGGGAGGTCAATTTGTTAGCTTTTCAACGTTCCTATAAACAGAGTGATCTAGTGATGGATGATCTGGGAAATGGTAAGAATTTGTAACCACAACATATATATCATGTCTGCTGAAGTAAGTGCTTACTGACTGCTTTTGCTAGGGGCTAACTAATgccctgaaaaagaaagatcttgGGACATCGGGTTTCATGTTATAAGTGATGTAGAGAGATGGGAAGTTACCTATTGCTATGTTGCTGGAGTTGTAATGTTCTTGTGACTCAGGCAACTGATAggttttaactaaaaaaaaaaaaaaaaaagactgggaACAGAACAGCAGTTGAACAAGGACAAGTGCCAATGAATGAAGTGGCAGTGGAACTACATAACTGCCTGCCTGCTGTTTCAATTCCAAAATATTCAAGGATATTAAATGACaagcaacaaagaaaagtaaTGCCCCTGTAAATTACCCATTTTATCCATTTAGCACATGGGTAAACTGATTTAAATTGCCTTTACCTATGCAACATCATATGGAAGAAAGCCCAGAATAGAGAACCTTTGCTTACTTGCTGGTACTGCTTTAggaactattttatttttaacacttgtatttctcctccctccctccctccccacaaaAGGATGACATTGATCGTGCTTACTTTGCGGTATTTGACGGCCATGGTGGAGTGGATGCTGCCAATTATTCAGCAACCCATTTACATGTAAATGTTGGGCTACATGAAGAGATTGTTAAGAATCCAGCAAAGGCCTTGAAATGCTCTTTCCAGAAGACagatgaaatgtttcttttcaaagccaAAAGAGAGGTGGGTGGGTAGAGATTAATCCCGTTGTATTTAAATAACGGCAAGAACTTTTGGACAACACGGTATTACCCAGAAAATTCTGGCAGTATAGCTTCTTTGAATTGCTGACTCCTTTATGAAATTATGCTACGtgaaaaggttttattttgatcaaattatttctttctttgaggaAAACCAAAATGACAGTGCTTGCAAGTTTGAGATGAGTGATTGAAAAGAAGTGTTATGTGGTTTAAGTGATCCTGACATACCAATTATTTGAGAGAACACTGCTGCCTCTTTGCCGGAATTAGTCTCTAGGTGTTCTGTTGTCCTACTCCCTACCTCCAAAAgaggtttctgtttttctgatacTGTGGTCGccatcttcttcctctttcttcataTCTTTAATGTCACAAGTGGTAGCAAGATGAAAATGTATTCTATAGTTATAAAAATGATCTAGAACAGACTCTTCAGTTCTTCAGTGTTATCCATCTGCTTTGAATCAAGTTGGTATGATGAATGTTCTTTCTTCAAATCTGTACAATGGAAGGATGGTTTATAGTAACAGTAATTGTAACAGTATTGTAACACTGCTTGTAATGTGAACTCTTCTGTTATCTTTTGTTTAGCAGTAACTGATCAGTCTGGGAACTAAGACCAGAGAGGGAAGAACATAACAGTCGGTATCAGCTATCTGTATGCTAGAATAAATAGTTTATTTCAGATCTGTCTGATATCTTGTACCTTTTTCAGGTACTTGAGTTATGATCACAGGTCTACTGCActgcatttcagtttaattAAGCTTAAGTTTGTAATTTTGCCAACAAGCAGAGCTTGTTGAATATTCAGCTAACACgcctgctttcttctgcagaggCTGCGGAGTGGTACAACAGGTGTATCTGCATTGATCGTAGGGAACAAGCTACACATAGCATGGCTAGGGGACTCGCAGGTAATGCTTGTCCAGCAAGGAAATGCCGTGACGTTAATGGAACCTCACAAACCAGAGAGAGAAGTAagtctttttgtgtgtgtgttgtcaGAATATCTCTTGAAACCTTTTGGAATTGAGCCTGCTCAAATGTTTTGTGCTTTACATACTTCTGTGTAGTGTGGTAGGATTTacagaatgactttttttttccatccactcctgtgttttgaaaagctgtttcctACAAAGTACTAATAGTACTGGCAGGCTTGACTTCAGTTCCTACTCAGACtgtcttttcaaaatttataGTAATTAGAAAACTTTCACAGGATTTTTTTGTGAATGTGTAACTGCCTGTTATAAATGGACTTTGAGATTAAtagctatttaaaatgttaacataaCTAGCACATAAGGCTTCTATAATATGCTATACCGTCATCCAAAAGCTAATGATAATCTGCTAGCCTAACCAGCTTAAAGTATATTGAAGttcctatatattttaaataatcagaaatttTATTACACAAAATTTGATGGGGATCCTGTGAGTTTAGATAGCATTGTGTGACCATCTGCCTTCATAGCATGAATATTTGTAGTAACTGAAGTAGTTAAAGTAGTATCAATGCAAACACACCATTGAATCGTGACATAGCCTAGCTGTCTTGTCTTTGATTCCAAATGTGTATATTTACCCAGCTGTATGGGATAGAAGAAAGTGACAGGAAGGGTACTCTTTCATATGGTACACGATGATACAGAAACttaatatttatgattttttttctggacaagCTGTGACACGTTTGGGAAGTAGGTGGATTGTTTCCAGTAGTTGTATTAAGTGCATGTTTCTGAAGTAGATTCtgatatgtatttatttgctatATTCATGCTATAAATACAGAAGGTAAGGCAGTGCTTGGTTttgggttttgtcttttttactTGAATGGATAACAATAAGGTCAGTAAACCACAAGTAGACTCTCAGTATAAAATTTGTATTCTACTGTTTTTCAGGATGAGAGAGCACGTATTGAGGCTCTGGGTGGCTGTGTAACCTATATGGACTGCTGGCGGGTTAATGGTACTTTAGCTGTCTCCAGAGCAATTGGTAAGATTAAACCATCAGAATTAGTACAGTTCAGATTAAATTTGATCA is a genomic window containing:
- the PPM1F gene encoding protein phosphatase 1F isoform X2, with protein sequence MALGAEAAAAPLGAFLRDFPAPLGPGEPPPWGAAGSGALSQAEAPGALAELARSLLGGRGFSPILAASLIHAAVDEVLRTDLTEFKKQGVETEGEGDEERFTLLDGESLQRCFFNKLRDVCFEWQKQLPPLRPLKRFLLVSIHAIRNIRRKMEDRHVLLPEFNQLFGLSDDIDRAYFAVFDGHGGVDAANYSATHLHVNVGLHEEIVKNPAKALKCSFQKTDEMFLFKAKRERLRSGTTGVSALIVGNKLHIAWLGDSQVMLVQQGNAVTLMEPHKPEREDERARIEALGGCVTYMDCWRVNGTLAVSRAIGDVCQKPYISGDADGDSFELTGSEDYLLLACDGFFDAIKPYELTEQTGCSIPRG